In the genome of Chryseobacterium arthrosphaerae, one region contains:
- a CDS encoding DUF6443 domain-containing protein, with product MKKNIIILFGSPVLKRKQNRKYFSLFILLFSFNIIAQTNLSTSENFIYTKSCLDADCIKRSEAVQYFDGLGRPVQSIALKATPLGRDVVTPIEYDSKGREAKNYLPVPQSGTQNGAIYTNPLGNASSAGYGNERIYSEKIYDHIYTGRVNQLVPPGNSWSQKPSNMSYGTNTDGEVRKFIITTGWLDGRTDSGISLSGSYTANQLMKTSAADPDGNVTTEFQNGEGQTVLVRKNDGTKEVDTYYLYNEYGQLVYVLPPLAVGDAVPDQTALNNLCYQYRYDGLGRLVEKKLPGKGWEYMVYDKADRLIATQDAELKKKGQWLYTKYDGLGRVAITGICTGSERSQEQDIANGYSANRVNRINTAFFERQGMDVYYDNPDATYPNSSKWVTLLSLNYYDTYPQYSFSPAFPTSILGQSVITDIQNAPVNTQAMPTLSLVKNIEDDNWTKSYVYYDVKGRSVGSHSINHLGGYTRTESELDFAGVVKQTKVYHKRLSTDTEKVLTQNFEYDSQNRLKKQTHQVDSGATEILAENTYNELSQLSQKKVGNGLQTIDYGYDIRGVITKINDPANLGNKLFGYEVKYQNPEYANVAPGKSNGNISEVDWKVSSDGILKRYSYVYDPLNRLKDAIYSEPGTTVPYNNKYNEHVTYDLNGNIKTLKRNGFAIFGNTATMVDDLVYQYTGNRLDKVIENALNDTGYEGGNNTMSYDANGNMTTMPDKGIQSVGYNFMNLPDTFNIIQTFLGETSYVNLNYLYRTDGTKLRKIHTSQRSGRGSTLSTVMTDYLDGFQYDFRDLGGIQPCLTCKTESAYEEQAYTKAGVLQPVNSDWTLDFVATSEGFYSFTENRYIYQYRDHLGNVRVSFTRNSEGAPQITDTNNYYPFGLSHIGQDKGLLGGYLNYKFGGKELQETGMFDFGARFYMPDLGRWGVIDPLAEQMRRYSPYNYAYNNPVTFTDPDGRKPMAPDQEQAQWMFPMSLWSFYANGGGNGAELNEFIAQNNGMGAFQDLLTGTMGKKGGGGMNAKNVDSFVKNGVPYERAVVLSNGGQMSFDEWVNGNNGGGNNMGPNFRFPEGTEAFYQKNYPGFYNFIKNQLPNMVGDGNFMKALSSASGFSVEELTESFKYGKGMFLKVMDLTLGDAEYLYGGITESNTRNMAAIDTPVLAWFEKANRNPQSIEGLTNLMYMSALIGHESAHWGDDIKRTVKYGSTGLGATYGDVGNFFEQRAFGGRMGSYSVGISGSIRNYVKANFKLLQSIFK from the coding sequence ATGAAAAAAAATATAATAATACTCTTTGGGTCTCCAGTCTTGAAAAGGAAGCAAAACCGGAAATATTTTTCACTTTTCATTCTTCTTTTTTCATTCAATATTATTGCGCAGACCAACCTGAGTACCTCAGAAAACTTTATCTATACAAAATCCTGCCTGGATGCAGACTGTATCAAAAGATCCGAAGCCGTACAATATTTTGACGGCCTGGGAAGACCCGTTCAGTCCATTGCCTTGAAAGCCACTCCTTTAGGGAGAGATGTGGTAACCCCTATAGAATATGATTCCAAAGGCCGTGAGGCTAAGAATTACCTTCCTGTTCCTCAAAGTGGAACACAGAACGGGGCAATCTATACCAACCCGTTGGGAAATGCATCTTCCGCCGGATACGGAAATGAAAGGATCTATTCTGAAAAGATCTATGATCATATTTATACAGGAAGAGTGAACCAGTTGGTGCCGCCAGGGAATTCCTGGTCCCAGAAACCTTCGAATATGTCTTACGGAACCAATACTGACGGAGAAGTCCGAAAGTTTATCATCACGACCGGATGGCTGGACGGAAGAACCGATTCCGGGATTTCCCTATCCGGAAGCTATACCGCCAACCAGTTGATGAAAACTTCCGCCGCAGATCCTGATGGCAACGTCACTACTGAATTTCAGAATGGAGAAGGCCAGACAGTTCTGGTAAGAAAGAATGACGGAACAAAAGAAGTGGATACTTATTATCTGTACAATGAATATGGTCAATTGGTGTATGTACTTCCGCCTTTAGCCGTTGGCGATGCTGTTCCTGATCAGACTGCATTGAATAACCTTTGTTACCAATACCGTTACGACGGGCTGGGAAGGCTTGTAGAGAAAAAACTTCCCGGAAAAGGCTGGGAATATATGGTCTATGATAAAGCAGACCGACTGATTGCTACCCAGGATGCCGAATTAAAGAAAAAAGGACAATGGCTCTATACCAAATATGACGGATTGGGGAGAGTTGCTATTACCGGAATATGTACAGGAAGCGAGAGGTCTCAGGAGCAGGATATTGCCAATGGATACAGTGCAAACAGAGTCAATAGAATCAATACCGCTTTTTTTGAGAGGCAGGGGATGGATGTTTATTATGATAATCCGGATGCCACATATCCCAATTCATCAAAGTGGGTGACACTATTATCCTTAAACTATTATGATACCTATCCACAATATAGTTTTAGTCCTGCTTTTCCGACGTCAATACTTGGGCAATCTGTGATTACCGATATCCAGAATGCTCCTGTGAATACCCAGGCTATGCCAACCTTAAGCCTGGTAAAAAATATAGAGGATGATAACTGGACCAAAAGTTATGTTTATTATGATGTCAAAGGAAGATCGGTGGGATCCCATAGCATCAATCACCTTGGAGGCTATACCAGAACAGAATCGGAACTTGATTTTGCCGGAGTGGTGAAGCAGACCAAAGTGTATCATAAAAGACTCAGTACCGATACTGAAAAAGTTCTTACTCAGAATTTTGAGTATGACAGTCAGAACCGTTTAAAGAAACAAACCCATCAGGTAGATAGTGGTGCCACAGAAATACTGGCGGAAAATACCTATAACGAACTTTCACAGCTTTCACAGAAAAAAGTAGGAAACGGTCTTCAGACAATAGATTATGGCTATGATATCCGTGGCGTGATTACCAAAATTAATGATCCTGCCAACCTGGGAAATAAGCTTTTCGGATATGAAGTGAAATACCAGAACCCCGAATATGCCAATGTAGCTCCGGGAAAAAGCAATGGGAATATCTCTGAGGTAGACTGGAAAGTATCTTCAGACGGTATCCTTAAAAGGTATTCTTATGTATACGATCCGCTGAACCGCCTTAAAGATGCCATTTACTCCGAACCCGGAACAACGGTTCCTTATAACAATAAATATAATGAGCATGTCACTTATGACCTTAATGGAAATATCAAAACCCTGAAAAGAAACGGTTTTGCTATTTTTGGAAATACAGCAACCATGGTAGATGATCTGGTGTATCAGTATACAGGAAACCGCCTGGATAAGGTAATTGAAAATGCATTGAATGACACCGGATATGAAGGGGGAAATAATACCATGAGCTATGATGCCAATGGAAATATGACGACCATGCCGGATAAAGGCATACAGTCCGTCGGTTATAATTTTATGAATCTCCCTGATACGTTTAATATTATACAGACCTTTCTGGGAGAGACAAGCTACGTGAATCTGAATTATTTATACCGTACTGACGGAACAAAACTAAGAAAAATCCATACCAGCCAGAGAAGCGGAAGAGGAAGTACCTTGAGCACTGTTATGACGGATTATCTGGATGGCTTTCAGTATGATTTTAGGGATTTGGGGGGAATTCAGCCCTGTCTGACCTGTAAGACAGAGTCAGCTTATGAGGAACAGGCCTACACCAAAGCAGGAGTTTTACAACCGGTGAACTCTGACTGGACCCTCGATTTTGTAGCCACTTCAGAAGGTTTTTACAGTTTCACGGAAAACCGTTATATTTACCAATACCGTGACCATTTAGGAAATGTAAGGGTAAGTTTTACAAGAAACAGCGAAGGTGCTCCTCAGATTACAGATACCAACAATTACTATCCTTTTGGATTGAGCCATATAGGACAGGATAAAGGCCTTTTAGGCGGTTATCTGAATTATAAGTTCGGCGGTAAAGAGCTTCAGGAAACCGGTATGTTTGATTTTGGAGCCAGATTCTATATGCCGGATCTGGGAAGATGGGGCGTGATAGATCCATTGGCCGAACAGATGAGGAGATACTCACCGTATAACTATGCTTACAATAATCCTGTGACGTTTACAGATCCGGATGGAAGGAAGCCTATGGCTCCGGACCAGGAACAGGCTCAATGGATGTTTCCAATGTCTCTTTGGTCTTTTTATGCCAACGGCGGGGGCAATGGTGCGGAGCTTAATGAATTTATAGCCCAGAATAATGGAATGGGAGCGTTTCAGGATCTGCTGACAGGAACGATGGGGAAAAAAGGAGGTGGAGGAATGAATGCTAAAAATGTTGATTCTTTTGTGAAAAATGGGGTCCCTTATGAACGAGCAGTTGTATTAAGCAATGGAGGACAGATGTCTTTTGATGAATGGGTGAATGGAAATAATGGTGGGGGAAATAATATGGGGCCTAATTTCAGGTTTCCAGAAGGAACAGAGGCTTTTTATCAGAAAAATTATCCTGGTTTCTATAACTTTATAAAAAATCAATTACCTAATATGGTGGGGGATGGTAATTTTATGAAAGCTTTAAGCAGTGCCAGCGGATTTTCTGTAGAAGAACTTACAGAGTCCTTTAAATATGGAAAAGGAATGTTTTTGAAAGTTATGGATTTAACTTTAGGAGATGCTGAATACCTATATGGAGGTATTACAGAAAGTAATACCAGAAATATGGCAGCTATCGATACACCGGTCTTAGCTTGGTTTGAAAAAGCAAATAGAAATCCTCAGTCAATAGAAGGTTTAACTAATCTAATGTATATGTCTGCTCTTATCGGTCATGAATCAGCACATTGGGGGGACGATATAAAAAGAACTGTAAAATATGGTAGTACTGGTTTAGGAGCAACTTATGGTGATGTAGGAAATTTTTTCGAACAAAGAGCTTTCGGTGGTAGAATGGGTTCATATTCTGTAGGAATATCAGGGAGTATTAGAAACTACGTAAAGGCTAATTTTAAATTATTACAATCAATATTCAAATAA